The Camelus dromedarius isolate mCamDro1 chromosome 8, mCamDro1.pat, whole genome shotgun sequence genome includes a window with the following:
- the TLX1 gene encoding T-cell leukemia homeobox protein 1, whose protein sequence is MEHLGPHHLHPGHAEPISFGIDQILNSPDQGGCMGPASRLQDGEYGLGCLVGGAYPYGGAGPAAGAGAGGAGAYSAGGPNGPGGPAGGGGGGGGGACSMGPLAGSYNVNMALAGGPSPGGGCGGGGGGGGALSAAGVIRVPAHRPLAGAVAHPQPLTTGLPTVPSVPAVPGVNNLTGLTFPWMESNRRYTKDRFTGHPYQNRTPPKKKKPRTSFTRLQICELEKRFHRQKYLASAERAALAKALKMTDAQVKTWFQNRRTKWRRQTAEEREAERQQANRILLQLQQEAFQKSLAQPLPADPLCVHNSSLFALQNLQPWSDDSTKITSVTSVASACE, encoded by the exons ATGGAGCACCTGGGTCCACACCATCTCCACCCGGGCCACGCGGAGCCCATCAGCTTCGGCATCGACCAGATCCTCAACAGCCCAGACCAGGGCGGCTGCATGGGGCCCGCCTCGCGCCTCCAGGACGGAGAATACGGCCTTGGCTGTTTGGTTGGAGGCGCCTACCCTTACGGAGGAGCGGGCCCCGCAGCTGGTGCGGGGGCCGGGGGCGCGGGGGCCTATAGCGCTGGAGGCCCGAACGGCCCCGGTGGcccggcgggcggcggcggcggcggtggcggcggagCCTGCAGCATGGGCCCGCTGGCCGGCTCCTACAACGTGAACATGGCCTTGGCGGGCGGCCCCAGTcccggcggcggctgcggcggggGTGGCGGCGGCGGAGGCGCTCTGAGCGCTGCTGGGGTGATCCGGGTGCCCGCGCATAGGCCGCTAGCTGGAGCGGTGGCTCACCCCCAACCTCTGACTACCGGCTTGCCCACCGTGCCCTCCGTGCCTGCCGTGCCGGGCGTCAACAACCTCACCGGACTCACCTTCCCCTGGATGGAGAGTAACCGCAGATACACAAAGGACAGGTTCACAG GTCACCCCTATCAGAATCGGACGCCCCCCAAGAAGAAGAAGCCGCGCACGTCCTTCACGCGCCTGCAGATTTGCGAGTTGGAGAAGCGCTTCCACCGCCAGAAGTACCTTGCCTCAGCCGAGCGCGCCGCCCTGGCCAAGGCGCTCAAAATGACCGACGCGCAGGTCAAAACCTGGTTCCAGAACCGGCGGACGAAGTGGAG GCGGCAGACTGCGGAGGAGCGTGAGGCCGAAAGGCAGCAGGCGAACCGCATACTCCTGCAGCTGCAGCAAGAGGCCTTCCAAAAGAGCCTGGCGCAGCCGCTGCCCGCCGACCCGCTATGCGTGCACAACTCGTCACTCTTCGCCCTGCAGAACCTGCAGCCGTGGTCTGACGACTCGACCAAGATCACCAGCGTCACGTCCGTGGCGTCGGCCTGCGAGTGA